A window of Lysobacter sp. TY2-98 genomic DNA:
ACGGCTGCGGTCGCCGGAATGTGCGGCCCGCTGCCGTCGCGGGCGACGATCGTCCAGCGCAGCCGGAGCGGTTTGCCGTCGGGGCTAGTGCCCACGAGATCCACCGCCATCACCCCCGTATCGCTTCCGGCGTCGATCCAGCGATTGCTCAGCTTCAACAGCGCAGTTGCATGGCGTTCGAGGCCGCGCACGATGCGCGCGCGCACCGCCCACGACACCAGCCACAGACCGAAGTGCATGCGTCGCAGTTCGAGTCCGGCGCGGAAGTCGCAGTGGCGCAGGTCGGGATAGCGATGCGGTAGCACGTCGAGATCGGGAACATCGCAGCGCGCGAGCCAGCGTGTACCGGCGTCGTCGAAGCGCAGGCGTCGCAACGACTGCCAGCCATGCACCGCGCGGCGTTGCCCGTCGACGAGCGCGGGGAACGGCCGGCCGACATACCCCAGGATCGCGCGCGTGGTCGCCAGCCCGCGCTCGGTCCGGTTGCCTGGACTGATCGCGGACTCGACCGACTCCAGTCGCGCGAACCGCGGCGCATGCGCCGCGACGACCGCAGCCGACAGTCCCGGCACGCTGCTCGCACCGCTGACGAGTCGCACGCCGCGCGCGCGTGCCTGCGCGTCGAGGCGATCGATCCCGGTGACGAATTCGCGCCCGTCCGCCAGGTCGATGTAGTGCGCGCCCACCGCGATCGCGGCGTCGGCGACGCGGTAGTCGCGGCGCTGGAACGGGCCGGCGGTGTGGATCAGCAGCGTGGGCGCGAGCGCAGCGATGTCGTCGACGAGATGCGGTGACTCGACGTCGAGGCGCGTGGGGATCAGCCGCGCGCCCCCGGCCGCGCCGACTCGGTCGGCCAAGGCCTGCGCCCGCGCCAGATCGCGTCCCGCGAGCAGAAGGTCGACATCGTCGCGGGCCAGGGCTTCCGCGATGCGGGATCCGAATTGACCGTAGGCCCCGATGAGCAGGATGCGTTCGCGCGACATCCGCACAGCTTAGAACGCTGCCGGCGCGGGGTACGGATGGCGCACGATCAAGCGGCTGCATGCGCCGTTGACGCGGCGGGGTGCATAAGTGCGGCGCCGGATCGTCCGGTCAGGGGAACGCGTTGGCTGCCGAGACGTCCACCATCCACCGCGCGTTGCCCGTGCTCGTCGGCGCGGCGCTCGTCCTCGCCTTCCTCTACTGGGCGAAGGTGATCGTGATTCCGGTCGCGCTCGCGATCCTCTTCACGTTCCTGCTGACGCCGCCCGCGCATTACCTCGAGCGCCGGGGTGTGTCGCGCGTGGTGTCGAGCGTGCTGATGACCGTCCTCGCGCTGGCGCTCGCGATCGGCGCGGGCGTGGCGGTGACGCGGCAGATCGGCAGCCTACTGGATGCCTATCCGCGCTACGAACCGAACGTCACCGCGAAGATCGAGCAGTTGCGCGCGCGCGGGCGCACCGGACTGCTCGACAAGCTGCAGGTCGTCACCGAGCGCATCTCGGTGCAGCTCGACCGCCGCGGCCCCGCGCCGATGACGCAGGCCGAGCGCGAAGTCGCACGCGCGCAACCGGTTCGCATCGTGCAGCAGGAACCGGTGCGACTGTCGCAGCTGTGGGCCATCGCCAGCCCGCTGCTGGAGCCGCTCGCCGGCCTCGGCCTGGTCCTCGTGCTGGTGATATTCATGCTGATCCACCGCGAAGACCTGCGCGATCGCGTGATCTCGCTCGTCGGCGTCGACCAGCTCGCCGACACCACACGCGCGCTGGAGGACGCCGGTCAGCGGGTCAGCCGCTATCTGCTGATGCAGCTGATGGTCAACAGCGGCTACGGGGTGTCGGTGGCGATCGGGCTGTGGGCGATCGGCGTGCCGTATGCGCTGCTGTGGGGCTTCTTCGCGGCGGTGCTGCGCTACATCCCGTACCTCGGCTCGTGGCTCGCGGCGTTCATGCCGGTGGCACTGAGCCTGCTGATCACGCGCGAGTGGACGACGGCACTCCTGGTGGTCGGGCTGTTCGGCACGCTGGAACTGATCACCAACATGCTCGTCGAGCCCTGGGTCTATGGCCGCGGCATGGGCGTGTCGCAGGCCGCGCTGCTGATCGCGGTCGCGTTCTGGACGTGGCTTTGGGGACCGATCGGGCTGGTGCTCGCGTCGCCGCTGACGGTCTGCCTGGTGGTGCTCGGACGCTACGTGCCGTTTCTCAAGTTCCTCGACACGCTGCTCGGCGATACGCCGCCGCTCGCGCCCGCACATCGGTTCTACCAGCGCCTGCTCGCGCAGGACGAGACCGAGGCCGCCGACCTGCTCGACGACTACGCCGCACTGGACGGCCTCGATCGCGCCTACGACGAGATCGTGGTGCCGACGCTGGCGCATGCACGCGAGGACCTGCGTCAGCGCCGGCTGCAGACGCCCGACCACGGGCGTGTGGTCGACGAGATCCACGCATTGGTCGACGCGCATCGACGCCTGATTCGTCCGGACGACATGGTCGGCGGCGATCGCATGCGGGTTCTCGCCATTCCATTGCGCGACGCGGTGGACGACGTCGCCGTGGCGATGCTGGGCAAGCTGGTGGACATGGGACGCGTCGACTGGGTCGCCGCGTCGTCCGCGGTGCTCGCCTCGGACGTGGTGGAGTCCATCCGTTCGGCGCAGGTCGATGCGCTCGTGCTGGTGTCGGTGCCGCCGGGCGGGCTGGCGCACGTGCGTTACGTCATCAAACGTCTGGGGACGGAGCTCGGCAATCTCCCGCTGGTGGTGGTCCGTCCGGGCCTTGCCGACGACGCGCAGGTACGACTCCGGCGCGAGCTTTCCGAGCTCGGCGTCTCGCGTCTTGCCACCACGCTGGCAGGCGCGGCGTCGGAACTGCGCAAGATCGCCGCGCTGCGCTGAGGCGCGCGTGGCGTGGACGCTCAGTGGTGGCGCAGGTCGTGTGATGCGTCGGCCTTGCGACGACGCAACGAGCGGCGCTCGTGTGCGCGGGGCACGTTATCGTCGACGTCGACGCGGTCGTCCCCGCGTAGCGCCCGGAGATAACTCCGGCACCAGTGCGTGATGTCGTGCGTCTTCAGGCGCTGGAACATCCCCCGCCAGCGCTCGCGTCGCTCCTCGATCGGCATGGTCATCGCCTGCGCGATTGCATCGCCGGTGCCGTCGAGGTCGTAGGGATTCACGACGAGTGCGCCGTCCAGCTCACGCGCGGCGCCCGCGAACGGCGACAGCAGCAGCACGCCGGGATCCTCCGCATCCTGCGCAGCGACGAATTCCTTCGCGACGAGATTCATGCCGTCGCGCAGCGGCGTCACCAGTCCCACCTTCGCCAGCCGGTAGAAGCCGGTCAGCGTCGCGTGCGGGTAATTGCGATTGACGTAGCGCACCGGCGTCCAGTCGGGCTCGGCGAAGCGTCCGTTGATGTGGCCGGAGAGCTGTTCGAGTTCGCCGCGCAGCTGCCGGTACTCGGCGACGCCGCCGCGCGACACCGGCGCGATCTGCAGGAACGTCAGCTGCCCCCGCTGCTGCGGATAACGCTTGAGGTAGTTCGCGAACGCCTTGAAGCGTTCGGGCAGGCCCTTGGAATAGTCGAGGCGGTCGACGCCGATCGCGAGCGCGCGACCGGACAGGCTCGACATCAGGCGTTTGACGCCGGGCTTGGCCGCCGCTTCCCGCGCGAGCTCCGCGATGCGCGGCGTGTCGATGCTGATCGGGAACGCGCCGGCGCGGAAGCGGCGTCCGTTCGGTGCTTCCAGCAGGCCGCGTTCGATCACGCGGCCGCCGCCGAACAGGCGCACGTAGTCCTGGAAACGTTCGAGATCGCGTTCGGTCTGGAAGCCGACGAGGTCGCAGGACGAGAAGCCGTCGAAGAGACGCTGATGGCTCGGCAGGGCCGCGAGCAGATCCGACGACGGCATCGGCACGTGCAGGAAAAAACCGATGCGACACTTGACGCCGCGGTCGCGCAGCAGGCGCGCGAGCGGGATCAGGTGGTAGTCGTGGATCCAGACCAGGTCATCCTCGCGGAGCATCGGCGCGAGCTTGCCGGCGAACAGCGCGTTGACGACCTGGTAGCCCTCGTAGGTGTCGCGGTCGTAGTCCACGAGGTCCATGCGGAAGTGCAGTAACGGCCACAACGTGCGATTCGCGAAGCCGTTGTAGTAGTCCTCGTGGTCCTGCGCAGACAGGTCCATGGTGACGAATTCGATGTTGCCGTCCTGCTGTTCATGCAGACGGCCCGACGCATGCGGATCGATCTTTCCGCTCCAGCCGAACCACAGGCCGCCGTCCTCGCGCAGCGCGTCGAGCAGCGCGATCGCGAGTCCGCCGGCGCGGGATTCTTCCGGAAGTGCGACACGATTGCTGACGACGACGAGGCGACCCATGCGATACCTGCGCTGCTGCTCCAGCCGGCGATCGCCGGCGCGACGCAGCATGCACGGCGGCATTTCGAGAGTGCGTGATGGCCGCGACCCGCAGGCGGAACGCTAGGTTTCAGAGTCCCACGGTCGACTGAGCCGCATCGCGGCATTGATCAGGCCGACATGCGAATAGGTCTGCGGGAAGTTGCCCCAGAGCTCGTTGCCTTCGAGCGACAGGTCTTCCGACAGCAGCCCCAGCGGATTGCGTCGCGCGAGCACGCGTTCGAACATCTCTCGCGCTTCGTCGATGCGGCCGATCGCCGCAAGTGCGTCCACGTACCAGAACGTGCAGATGGTGAAGCTGGTTTCGGGCACGCCGAAATCGTCGGGCGCGACGTAGCGCAGCATGCCGTCGCCACGACGCAGCTCACGACCGACGACGTCGACCGTCGCGGCGAAGCGCGGGTCGTCGGCGCGGACGAAGCCGAGATCGACGAGCAGCAGCAGTACGGCGTCCATGCGACCGCTGCGCGTGCCTTCGACGAACACGCCGCGCGAAGGGTCGAACGCGAGCTCGCTGATGCGCGCGTGCATGCCGTCGGCGCGTTCGCGCCAGAAGCGGGCGCGTTCATCCAGTTTCAGGGCGACCGCGATCTTGGCGAGGCGGTCGCACGCCGCCCAGCACATCACCGCCGAGTAGGTATGCACCTCGACCCGGCCGCGGAATTCCCACAGGCCCGCATCCGGTTGATCGAAAAGTTCGAACGCACGTTCGCCCAGCCGCTCCAGGCGCCGGAAGTGCGTGCTGCCGCTCGGCAGGTTGAGGCGTCGGTCGAGATACATCTGCGTCGACGCGAGCACCACGCTGCCGTAGACGTCGTGCTGCGGCTGCACCCAGGCGAGGTTGCCGCGCCGCACCGGGCCCATGCCGCGGTAGCCGGTCAGTGCCGGCATCTCTTCCTCGTGCAGTTCGCGCTGCAGCCCGATTCCGTAGAGCGGCTGCAGGTGGCCGTCCTCCGGAATCAGGTTGGAGACGTAGCGCAGGTATTCCTCCATCGTGCGCGTCGCACCGAGGCGGTTCAGCGCACGCACCACGAACGCGGAATCGCGCAGCCAGCAGTAGCGGTAATCCCAGTTGCGCTGGGTGTCGGCCGCTTCGGGAATCGACGTCGTCATCGCGGCGACGATCGCGCCCGTTTCGTCGTACTGGCAGAGCTTCAGCGTGATCGCGCTGCGGATGACCGCGTCCTGCCACTCCAGCGGGACCGACAGCGCGCGCACCCACTCGCGCCAGTAGTCGACCGTCTTCTCCAGTGCCTCGTGCGCGTAGTCGTCGATGGCGCGGGTGAAGGTCTCGTCCGGGCCGAGGATGAAATTGATCTCGCGATCGAGGAGGAAGGGAATTTCCTCGCGGACCATGCGCACGGGCGCGTCGGTGTTGAGGCGCAGGGTGAAGCCGGGCAGCACGAAGCGCATGTGGTTGCTGCCCCACGTGCTCTCCGGCACGCGCGCGCCGTAGTCGGCGAGGGGGCGCAGTCGCACCCGCACGCGCGGTTCGCCCGAGAGCGGGCGCACGGTGCGGATGAGCATCACTGGACGGTAGAAGCGCTTGTACTGCTTCCAGCGCGGCGCGAGATCGATGATCTCGACGGCGCCGCCGCGCGCGTCGCGCAGCACCGTGCGCAGCACCGCAGTGTTCTCGATGTAGTGCTGTTCGCTCGACACCATGCCCTCGAGCTCGATCGCGAAGTCGCCGCCATCGATGCGCGGTGACAGCAACGAGCAGAAGGTCGGGTCGCCGTCGAAGGCCGGCACGCAGGCCCAGACCACGCGGGCCTGCGGGTCGATGAGTGCGCCGATGCTGCCGTTGCCGACCAGGCCCAGGGACAGCGTGCTCATGCGATCGTTCCGAGTCGCATCGCGCCGTCGGCGATCCACTGCCGCAGCGCGGAGGTGTCGGCCAGCGTATGCGTGGCCAGGCTCGGCACGCGGTCGCCGACGCGCACCGACAGGCCACCGAGGCGATTCGCCGCGGCGAAGCCGTCCTCGTCGGTCAGGTCGTCGCCGGCAAAGACGGGCGTGCGGCCGTCGAACGGCGCGACGCGCATCAGGCGGTGCACGGCATCGCCCTTGTCGGCGTGGGCCGGTCGGAGCTCGACCACGCAGTTGCCGTGCTGCAGGCGGTAGCCGGGAAGATTGGTGAGCGCTGCCGCGGCGATCGCCTGCAGCGGTGACGCCGCTGCAGGCGCCGCGCGCCAGTGCAGGGCGAGGGCGATGCCCTTGTCTTCGACGCGTGCGCCGGGGTGCGCGCTGGCGATCTGTTCGGCCGCTTCGCGCGCGCGCTGCAGATCCGGCGGCGGGTCGAGTGCAGGCGCGTGCTCGATCGCCTCGCGCAGTTCGAGCCCGTGCAGTCCGGCCGCCGGTGCGCGCAGGGCCGGGAATAGCCGATCGAGCTGCGCGATGCGGCGTCCGCTCACCAGCGCGAGCGCGCCGTCGAGCGCGCTCGACAGTCGCGACAGCGCGTCGCCCAGGCCGTCGGGAACGTGCACGTCGTCGGGGTCGTCGGCGAAATCGAGCAGGCAGCCGTCGACATCGAGGAACAGCGCCCAGTGCGGTTGCACGGGCGGCGGGGCGGGCAGGTCCAGCGGGGCGGTCGCACTCATCCGGCGGAGTCTGGTGGGCGGCGCGTAAGGAGCGGGTGGACGGCGCGCATTTGACGCGCTGCTGAGCGGTCGCGCGCGACGCTTGAATCACCGGGCATAGTCCGCATCTATCGGACATCGCGGTCGATGGCCGCCCCCGGTTTCCGAGGACTCTCCCATGCGGATGGACAAGCTCACATCCCGCTTCCAGCAGGCGCTCGGCGACGCGCAGTCGCTGGCAGTCGCGCGCGATCACAGCGTGATCGAGCCGGTGCATCTGATGGTGGCACTGCTGGACCAGCAGGGCGGCAGCACCCGCCCCTTGCTTGCGCAGGCGGGCGTGAACGTGGCGGCGCTGCGCGAGCGCCTCGGCGAAGCGCTGGACAAGCTGCCGAAGGTGACCGGGCAGGCGGGCAACGTGAGCCTCGGCAACGATCTTTCGCGCCTGCTCAACGTCACCGAGAAGCTCGCGACGCAGCGCGGCGATTCCTTCATCGCCAGCGAGCTGTTCGTGCTGGCGGCGCTGGAGGACAACGGGGACCTCGGCCGGGCGCTGAAAGCCACGGGCGCGACCAAGGAAAAGCTCGAAGCGGCCATCGACAAGCTGCGCGGTGGCGAGAAGGTGCAGGACGAGAACGCGGAAGACGCACGCCAGGCGCTGGAGAAGTACACCGTAGACCTGACCGCGCGCGCCGAGAGCGGCAAGCTCGATCCAGTGATCGGCCGCGACGAGGAGATCCGTCGCACGATCCAGGTGCTGCAGCGTCGTACCAAGAACAATCCGGTGCTGATCGGCGAGCCGGGCGTCGGCAAGACCGCGATCGTCGAAGGCCTCGCACAGCGCATCATCAACGGCGAGGTGCCGGAAGGCCTGCGCGGCAAGCGCGTGCTGTCGCTCGACATGGGCGCGCTGATCGCCGGTGCGAAGTACCGCGGCGAGTTCGAAGAGCGGCTCAAGGCTGTATTGAACGATCTCGCCAAGAACGAAGGCCAGATCATCCTCTTCATCGACGAGCTGCACACGATGGTCGGCGCGGGCAAGGCCGACGGTGCGATGGATGCCGGCAACATGCTCAAGCCGGCGCTGGCGCGCGGCGAACTGCACTGCATCGGCGCGACCACGCTCGACGAATACCGCAAGTACATCGAGAAGGACGCCGCGCTGGAACGTCGCTTCCAGAAGGTGTTCGTCGGTGAACCTTCGGTCGAGGACACCATCGCGATCCTGCGTGGCCTCAAGGAGCGCTACGCGGTCCACCACGGCGTGGAGATCACCGATCCCGCGATCGTCGCGGCCGCCACGCTCTCGCATCGCTACATCCCCGACCGCCAGCTGCCCGACAAGGCCATCGACCTGATGGACGAAGCGGCGTCGCGCATCCGCATGGAGATCGACTCCAAGCCGGAGGAACTCGATCGCAAGGAGCGTCGACTCATCCAGCTCAAGATCCAGCGCGAGGCGCTGAAGAAGGAGAAGGACGCGGCGTCGAAGCAGCGCTTGGCGGACCTTGAAAGCGAAATCGCCACGCTCGAGCGCGAGTTCAACGACCTCGAGGAAATCTGGAAGGCCGAGAAGGCCACCCTGCAGGGTGCGACGAAGATCAAGGAGCAGATCGAAGCGGCAAAGCTCGAACTCGAAGCCGCGCAGCGCCGGCAGGACTACGCGCGCATGTCGGAGATCCAGTACGGCCTCATTCCGGAACTCGAGAAGCAGCTGGCCGCTGCGCAGGAAGCCGAAACCA
This region includes:
- a CDS encoding saccharopine dehydrogenase NADP-binding domain-containing protein, which codes for MSRERILLIGAYGQFGSRIAEALARDDVDLLLAGRDLARAQALADRVGAAGGARLIPTRLDVESPHLVDDIAALAPTLLIHTAGPFQRRDYRVADAAIAVGAHYIDLADGREFVTGIDRLDAQARARGVRLVSGASSVPGLSAAVVAAHAPRFARLESVESAISPGNRTERGLATTRAILGYVGRPFPALVDGQRRAVHGWQSLRRLRFDDAGTRWLARCDVPDLDVLPHRYPDLRHCDFRAGLELRRMHFGLWLVSWAVRARIVRGLERHATALLKLSNRWIDAGSDTGVMAVDLVGTSPDGKPLRLRWTIVARDGSGPHIPATAAVVLARCWRHASPPPGAGACVDLFDLHEFMAALDHLPIAASTQVLVNG
- a CDS encoding AI-2E family transporter, with protein sequence MAAETSTIHRALPVLVGAALVLAFLYWAKVIVIPVALAILFTFLLTPPAHYLERRGVSRVVSSVLMTVLALALAIGAGVAVTRQIGSLLDAYPRYEPNVTAKIEQLRARGRTGLLDKLQVVTERISVQLDRRGPAPMTQAEREVARAQPVRIVQQEPVRLSQLWAIASPLLEPLAGLGLVLVLVIFMLIHREDLRDRVISLVGVDQLADTTRALEDAGQRVSRYLLMQLMVNSGYGVSVAIGLWAIGVPYALLWGFFAAVLRYIPYLGSWLAAFMPVALSLLITREWTTALLVVGLFGTLELITNMLVEPWVYGRGMGVSQAALLIAVAFWTWLWGPIGLVLASPLTVCLVVLGRYVPFLKFLDTLLGDTPPLAPAHRFYQRLLAQDETEAADLLDDYAALDGLDRAYDEIVVPTLAHAREDLRQRRLQTPDHGRVVDEIHALVDAHRRLIRPDDMVGGDRMRVLAIPLRDAVDDVAVAMLGKLVDMGRVDWVAASSAVLASDVVESIRSAQVDALVLVSVPPGGLAHVRYVIKRLGTELGNLPLVVVRPGLADDAQVRLRRELSELGVSRLATTLAGAASELRKIAALR
- a CDS encoding glycoside hydrolase family 15 protein, which codes for MSTLSLGLVGNGSIGALIDPQARVVWACVPAFDGDPTFCSLLSPRIDGGDFAIELEGMVSSEQHYIENTAVLRTVLRDARGGAVEIIDLAPRWKQYKRFYRPVMLIRTVRPLSGEPRVRVRLRPLADYGARVPESTWGSNHMRFVLPGFTLRLNTDAPVRMVREEIPFLLDREINFILGPDETFTRAIDDYAHEALEKTVDYWREWVRALSVPLEWQDAVIRSAITLKLCQYDETGAIVAAMTTSIPEAADTQRNWDYRYCWLRDSAFVVRALNRLGATRTMEEYLRYVSNLIPEDGHLQPLYGIGLQRELHEEEMPALTGYRGMGPVRRGNLAWVQPQHDVYGSVVLASTQMYLDRRLNLPSGSTHFRRLERLGERAFELFDQPDAGLWEFRGRVEVHTYSAVMCWAACDRLAKIAVALKLDERARFWRERADGMHARISELAFDPSRGVFVEGTRSGRMDAVLLLLVDLGFVRADDPRFAATVDVVGRELRRGDGMLRYVAPDDFGVPETSFTICTFWYVDALAAIGRIDEAREMFERVLARRNPLGLLSEDLSLEGNELWGNFPQTYSHVGLINAAMRLSRPWDSET
- the otsB gene encoding trehalose-phosphatase, which translates into the protein MSATAPLDLPAPPPVQPHWALFLDVDGCLLDFADDPDDVHVPDGLGDALSRLSSALDGALALVSGRRIAQLDRLFPALRAPAAGLHGLELREAIEHAPALDPPPDLQRAREAAEQIASAHPGARVEDKGIALALHWRAAPAAASPLQAIAAAALTNLPGYRLQHGNCVVELRPAHADKGDAVHRLMRVAPFDGRTPVFAGDDLTDEDGFAAANRLGGLSVRVGDRVPSLATHTLADTSALRQWIADGAMRLGTIA